GACATGCGCATCCTCGACAACGTCGCCGAGGCGCTGCAGGCCAACAGCCGCGACAACAAGCTCGCCGGCGCCGTGAAGAAACTGGCCGCCACGTTCTCACCGTTGGACATGGCGCTGGCCAAGCGCATGGCGAGCGAGGGCTTCTTCCGCTGGGGCGCCACATGGGTGCCGCAGGACCAGTTCCAGCACCTGCAGGCGATGGAACGGCAGGTGAACGAGCAGATCGCCGTCCACGAGCGCGAGTTCACCGCCGCCCAGGGCCGCGTGCGCGCGATCGACGACGAGGTGGCCGCCAACGAGCGATCGATGCGGCGCATCGAGGCCAACAGCGTCTTCCGCGACGAGACCGGCCAGCTCGTGCGGGTCGCGTACCCACCGGCGTACTTCGAGCTGCAGCGGTCCAACCAGGAACTGGCGACGGCCCGGCAGAAGGTGCTGACGGAGATCGAACAGATCCGCGTCGCTGCGAACCAGACGAAGGCGAAACTGCCGACGCCCCGGTATACCGGCGCACAGCGGTTAATCGGCCCCGAAGGCACGCCGAACCTGCCACCGGTTCCTGCAGAGGCCCCGCCTCAAGCGGCCGCGCCATCGCCCGCGGACCCCGCGGCGGCGCCACCACCACCGCCCCAACCCCTGGGTCCACCACCACCGGCCAGCGGCACCCAGCCGGCCAAGAATCCGCCATTGCCGAACCCGGGACCACCGCCGCGGTCGCAGTTGCCGTGAGGGTTCACGGTGGGTTGTAGGGCGGCGCAACGTTCGCGGTGCACTAGGCGGAAGAATGAACGTCAGCGCCGCGAAGAGCAGTCGCGAAGGGTCTCGCCGAAGACCGCGGTAGAACGTGGCGGCGGTTTGGGCAAGACAACGCGCGAATCCATGCACCATTTTGCACCATTGTGCAACATCGGGTGATCGAGCCAGTCGCCGGTAAGGCTCATCACGTCGCGTATTCAGTTGTCAAAGAGCACGCTATCCATCTCTACGCTCGCGCTGCGTAGAAGACGCGGGGTTGGCGCAACACCACCCGCATTTCTTCGCGTCCGCCTTCGCGTCCTTCGCGCCTTCGCGTCTCTGCCTCTTCGCCATCGCGGCTAGCGGCGCGTGGCAGATAAGAATGTCCGTCCCACCGAATAAGAAACACAGACAAGAATGCCTGTGTCACAGAAGAGAGAATACGGGGGGAGAGCGAGGGGAGAGACAGGCAGGAATGCCTGTCCTACAGAAGAGGGCGCGGGACGCGAGATCGGCGTTTGCGCGGTTCTTGCACCAGGGCCGCCGGACTGGCCGCTTTAGCGGCCAGTTCTTTCATCGCGCCAGAACACTCAGTCAACCCTTCGACGACACGGCGCGCGGACCGAATGTCGTGATCGATGAACGAACGCCAGGCATCCGACGCAAAACGTGCTGGGCTACGCCCACACGCGCATCAGGTATTGCATGTCGTCCTCGGGCGTCTCGATCTCGATCGTCTCGAGGAGGCACGAGGGGTCGAGCCCCATGCGGGCCTCGTCGCGGTGCGTCTCGAGCATCAGCGTCAGCGAGTCCTTGAGCTTGTGGCGGCACTCGTCCAGCGAACGACCGGTGGAGATCGTGCCGGGGACTTCCTCGACCCAGCCCACGAACCCGCCGTTGCTCTCGGGCTTGATGATGGTGTGGTACTGTTGTTTCATGGTTCACGTATTCTGCCGATGCGATTTGCGCCGTTGCAAGGCAATTCTGAGGGAAGCGTGAGATACTTTTGCCTGCGCGCGCGGGTCTGCGTGTGGCGCGACGACGCGTTGCCGGTCGTCAGGCGCGCTCAAGCGACCCTGCCAAGGGAGGCATATCGAGGTGTGCTGGGCGCCAGGTGCACGATCTAACGGCTGGCGGACAAAGCCCGTGCGTTGATCAGAGACGTGTCATCCCGATGGGAGGCTTGCCGACCTGAGGGATCTCGACCGAGTGACGGTGCGGGCCATGGGAGATCCCTCAGGTCGCCAAGGCTCCCATCGGGATGACAACCGGGCACGAGGAGACAGGGTTTTGCCCGCTAGCCTTAAGGCAACGTGATCTTCGGGTTGCGCGCATCACCCGTACGTTCCAGCGCGGCCTTGATGGCGTTAGCGATCACGTCGGCCTGCGCCTCCCCTTGGAAGCGCACCGCAACCAGCCTCGGCGACTCGTTGTACAGCGCCGGCGCGACGGACACGACGTGGATCTGCGCGTCGCGCAGCGCGTCGATCACGTCGTTCGACTCGTACTCGGCCAGGATGAACGTGCCGACGACGTTCGTCTTGCCGCACGGGCACATGAAGAAGTGAAACGTCGATTCGAGCCCCGCGGCCGTCGGGATGTCGCCGGCGTCGGGCGTCGACACCAGCAGGTCCTTCCGCGGCACGGTGACGGTGTAGACCGACTCCCGCTCGGTCCCCGTCAGCCCCAGCATCTTCGATAGCGCCGGCCAAGGCGACGCGGGCGCCGTCGTCGGCGCATCGGCAGCGAACAGCGGGACAGCGAACAGGACCGTGGCGAGGAAGAGGGTGAGTTTCATGGTGTCTCGTATTGTAACCAAACTGTTGTGGTCTCTGACGCTGGGAGCGTTTTATAACCCGCGATCGACGCCGCTTGCGGTTTCACGCGACGCCACACTGGCCCGTCTGCGAAACCCCAAGCGGTGTGGGCGCTTTACGTTACGGGAATCCGGACTCGACGCGTCAGCAGGCACAAATCGTCATCCTGTGGTACTCCGAAGGATCTCTTCCTTCACGAAGCGAATGCGGAGGGAGATCCTTCGGAGTACCTCAGGATGACGATGGGCTTGTAAAAGAGACGAGAACACGTTGCATATGCCTGCGCAAACAGAGCATCTACTGCTCCGGCGTCAACGGACTCTTCACGCGCCGGGCGCGGAAAAAGTCGCGTAAAAGCCGACCGGTTTCCTCCGCGCGAATGCCTGCGATCACCTCCAGCCGATGGTTCAGGCGAACGTCTTCGCACAGCCGGTACAGCGTGCGAACGGCACCGGCCTTGGGGTCGTCGCAGCCGTAAACCAGCCTCGGCAGGCGGGCGTTCACGATCGCCCCGGCGCACATCGGGCAGGGTTCGAGCGTCACCACCAGCGTGCAGTCGATCAACCGCCAGTGGCCCAAGGCTGTGCCCGCTTGGCGCATCGCGATAATCTCAGCATGGGCGGTGGGGTCGTGGTGGGTTTCACGCAGGTTGTGGCCGCGCCCGATGATCTGGCCGGTGGGGTGATGGACGATCACGCACCCGATCGGCACCTCACCCAGCGTGCCGGCCTTGGCGGCCTCGGCTAGCGCGTGCTGCATAGCGTCGTCGTCGGTCATTGGAATCGTCGGCGGGGGACGTCCTGGGTCGACAGGCTGGCGAACAGGTCGTTGATCGCCATCGCGCCACGCTGCAGCCAGCCCAGCTGGTCGGCGACGAGTGCCAGGGTAATGGTGACGAGCAGGACGGCACAGAAGCCGACGATGCCCCGTTCCACACGCTCGCCACGCCGGCGAGCCCGGCGGTTCGCCAGCAAGGCTGCGACGGCGGCAAATTGAATCACGGCAAGGGCGACCACCAGCACCTTGCTGCCGGCGCCAACGGTCTCGCGGCCCGCGTACGCCGCCGCCAGGCCACCGGCCAACAGCAGCACCGCGACGGCCGACAGCCGGTGGGCGATTTGCGATAAAACAGAACTGGACGGACGAGCCGGGCGGGCGGGAACATTAACGATCAGCGGAGCAGCCGGCGGGGGAAAGTCGCTGGCAATCGACACGTCTGCTATGGCAACGTCGGCCATCATTCACACCTGTGAACCAATCGGCCTCGCGCCAGGCGCGGCCGGCTTATACGACGGGGATCACCTTCGTCACTTCCGGCACGCGCTCGATCAGGTTGCGCTCGATGCCGTTCTGCAGCGTCATCGTGCTGCTGGGGCACCCATGACAGGCGCCGTGGAAGCGGATCGAGACGACCCCATCCTCGGCGACCTTCACGAGTTCGATATCGCCGCCGTCCGCCTGCACGGAGGGGCGGATGAGGTTGATGACCTCCTGAACTTTCTCAGTCACGCTTTGCGGTTGGCTCGTCGCTGTGCCCATCTGCAGACCTCTTGCGGTAAAGCAGGATTATAGCCGGTCGGGGATGGGA
The nucleotide sequence above comes from Tepidisphaeraceae bacterium. Encoded proteins:
- a CDS encoding type II toxin-antitoxin system HicB family antitoxin, producing the protein MKQQYHTIIKPESNGGFVGWVEEVPGTISTGRSLDECRHKLKDSLTLMLETHRDEARMGLDPSCLLETIEIETPEDDMQYLMRVWA
- a CDS encoding DUF1259 domain-containing protein translates to MKLTLFLATVLFAVPLFAADAPTTAPASPWPALSKMLGLTGTERESVYTVTVPRKDLLVSTPDAGDIPTAAGLESTFHFFMCPCGKTNVVGTFILAEYESNDVIDALRDAQIHVVSVAPALYNESPRLVAVRFQGEAQADVIANAIKAALERTGDARNPKITLP
- the tadA gene encoding tRNA adenosine(34) deaminase TadA yields the protein MTDDDAMQHALAEAAKAGTLGEVPIGCVIVHHPTGQIIGRGHNLRETHHDPTAHAEIIAMRQAGTALGHWRLIDCTLVVTLEPCPMCAGAIVNARLPRLVYGCDDPKAGAVRTLYRLCEDVRLNHRLEVIAGIRAEETGRLLRDFFRARRVKSPLTPEQ
- a CDS encoding NifU family protein, which gives rise to MTEKVQEVINLIRPSVQADGGDIELVKVAEDGVVSIRFHGACHGCPSSTMTLQNGIERNLIERVPEVTKVIPVV